The proteins below are encoded in one region of Flavobacterium nackdongense:
- a CDS encoding sulfatase, with protein sequence MILKLHFSMCLIVLFSIGTLAQEKPNVIIILADDQGNADAGFQRSPATLSTPSIDKLAASGVIFSQAYASAYVCAPTRAGLLTGRYQQRFGFYTANDSRVGLPLSETTLADLLQKEGYRTGIFGKWHLGIEESYHPLKRGFMDFYGFLGHGGHDYYNFSCPDEKNYECIQRNFKTVNESGYLTDILAKEACSFIKGNAEKKKPFFLYLPFNAVHAPLQAPEEDIKRFNTGNRNRDIQLAMIYRMDLAIGEVIKTLKEEGIYENTLIFYFSDNGGAKATSANNLPLRDYKQSVYEGGLRVPFVVSWPAQLQPSVCKEPIISLDIMPTICAILDIKLPTNKIFDGKNILPAIDGKLKQPLHEALFWDGAENRWAVRSGQWKLVFDKGAKLELYDLQNDISESRNLAAQNPDKTNELKLKYEKWRAEMKTPMGDFKKKNRKKNK encoded by the coding sequence ATGATTTTAAAACTACATTTCAGTATGTGCTTAATCGTACTTTTTTCGATAGGGACATTAGCACAAGAAAAACCCAATGTAATAATTATCTTGGCAGATGATCAGGGAAATGCTGATGCTGGATTTCAGCGCTCGCCTGCTACCCTATCGACTCCATCAATCGATAAACTCGCGGCCAGCGGCGTGATTTTTTCACAAGCCTACGCCAGTGCCTATGTTTGTGCCCCAACCAGGGCAGGTTTACTGACAGGTCGCTATCAACAGCGGTTTGGTTTTTATACGGCCAACGATTCTAGAGTCGGGCTGCCATTGAGTGAGACAACCCTAGCCGACCTTTTGCAAAAAGAAGGATATCGCACAGGAATTTTCGGAAAATGGCATTTAGGTATTGAAGAATCCTACCACCCGCTAAAGAGAGGATTTATGGATTTCTATGGCTTTCTAGGGCACGGCGGTCACGATTATTATAATTTCAGTTGCCCCGATGAAAAAAATTACGAATGTATTCAGCGAAATTTCAAAACGGTAAATGAATCCGGCTATTTGACTGATATTCTGGCAAAAGAAGCCTGTTCCTTCATTAAAGGAAATGCAGAAAAAAAGAAACCGTTCTTTTTGTATCTCCCTTTCAATGCGGTTCACGCTCCCTTGCAAGCACCGGAAGAGGATATCAAAAGATTCAATACCGGAAACAGAAACAGGGATATTCAATTGGCGATGATTTATCGTATGGATCTGGCAATAGGCGAAGTGATTAAAACCTTGAAAGAAGAAGGAATTTATGAAAATACCCTAATTTTCTATTTTTCAGACAACGGCGGTGCCAAAGCAACATCGGCCAACAACCTGCCGCTTAGAGACTATAAACAAAGTGTTTATGAAGGTGGGCTTCGGGTTCCATTTGTCGTGAGTTGGCCAGCCCAACTACAACCGTCGGTTTGCAAGGAACCCATTATCTCCCTCGATATTATGCCTACAATTTGTGCTATTTTGGATATCAAACTTCCAACCAACAAAATTTTCGATGGAAAAAATATACTTCCGGCCATCGACGGAAAATTGAAGCAACCGCTGCACGAGGCCCTATTTTGGGATGGAGCTGAAAACCGATGGGCGGTTCGATCTGGTCAATGGAAACTGGTTTTTGACAAAGGCGCGAAATTAGAATTATATGATCTCCAGAACGATATCAGCGAAAGCAGGAACCTAGCAGCTCAAAATCCCGATAAAACAAATGAACTAAAACTGAAATATGAAAAATGGCGTGCTGAAATGAAAACACCTATGGGCGATTTTAAGAAAAAAAATAGAAAAAAAAATAAATAA
- a CDS encoding family 43 glycosylhydrolase, producing MKLKLNLLFGLFIFCAAHSQNPVIRHPFTADPSLHRWSDGKFYIYGSHDKDVLGRWNMEDYHVFSSENLVNWKDHGVVLHNSQTPWDGPFWAPDAAEKNGKFYFYFPEGANIGVAESDSPTGPFLNPRSIYKMPEGYVQAYDPAVFSYKGKNYLIISERKSLKTPFYPVIFTLKDNMVEIEPNSKVELPPMDKFHEGPFLFERKGKIYMIGGGYTSLRYWMADDLFGPYEYKGDFFTGNDTFTVSKTAHGSVLEFDNQYYLACHYDVFPGGPYQRTTCIEYMYFNEDGTIKPITPTREGVKPVVIQTKKN from the coding sequence ATGAAACTAAAATTAAACCTACTGTTTGGACTATTTATTTTTTGTGCAGCACATTCACAAAACCCAGTTATTCGCCATCCTTTTACAGCCGATCCTTCGCTTCATCGATGGAGTGATGGTAAATTCTATATTTATGGTTCACACGATAAAGATGTTTTAGGCAGATGGAATATGGAAGATTATCACGTATTTTCTTCTGAGAACTTAGTAAATTGGAAAGATCACGGGGTCGTTTTGCATAATTCACAAACCCCTTGGGACGGTCCTTTTTGGGCTCCTGACGCAGCTGAAAAAAATGGAAAATTTTACTTTTATTTCCCCGAAGGTGCCAATATTGGTGTTGCAGAAAGTGATTCGCCTACAGGACCATTCCTAAATCCGCGCAGTATTTACAAAATGCCAGAAGGCTATGTTCAGGCTTATGACCCTGCCGTTTTTTCGTATAAAGGCAAGAACTATTTAATCATTTCTGAAAGAAAAAGTCTAAAAACTCCTTTCTACCCAGTAATTTTTACGCTAAAAGACAATATGGTAGAAATTGAACCCAATTCAAAAGTCGAACTTCCACCAATGGATAAATTTCACGAAGGCCCATTCCTTTTCGAAAGAAAAGGCAAAATATATATGATTGGTGGCGGCTATACTTCACTCCGATACTGGATGGCGGATGATCTTTTTGGTCCTTACGAATACAAAGGCGACTTTTTCACGGGGAATGACACGTTTACGGTTTCAAAAACCGCCCACGGTTCCGTACTCGAATTCGACAATCAGTACTATCTGGCTTGCCATTACGATGTGTTTCCGGGTGGACCCTACCAACGAACGACCTGCATTGAATATATGTATTTTAACGAAGATGGAACTATCAAACCCATTACTCCCACTCGCGAAGGGGTAAAACCAGTAGTAATCCAAACGAAAAAAAATTAG
- a CDS encoding GH92 family glycosyl hydrolase: MNTFKKNIIPFIVTLFSVGFANAQEDFTKYVDPTIGNVAQFLVPTYPTFSLPNQMLRMFPVKADYLEDQVTAWPLQVEMHRKSNVLKMKVSLGEIKSETWKRKMTIDHDLEIIRPWHYSTYLIDDDITLSFTPAKKCAIYQYDFPVAAQKNILIEGTEAMIAEFLGGNTFAMTEQFTYNSKGATPTNPKMNAYCYGEITDVSGNPLPKVQIVAAKNRLSISLLENEAKTVLLKYAISYISLEQAKKNFKAELAQSNFEKTLANGKKAWEKVINQIEVVGGTEGQKRSFYTALYRTYERMIDINEDGQYYSGYDSKVHQSDRSFYVDDWIWDTFRAKHPLNSILNPKMQSDILNSYVQMYQQSGWMPTFPEVIGNNIDMNCYHSSVLFVDAHRKGISGFDIQKAFEGVKKNLTEATLIPWRQGNRKVGIDDFYHEKGYFPSLKIDEKETEPLVDEFEKRQPVAVTLGMSFDAWALSELAKELKLETDYKKFAQISKNYQNLWHPEKRLFMPKDAAGEWVNINPKLDGGKGYRNYFDENNGWTYAWNVQHDIEGLTNLLGGKEKAEARLDQLFREPLDTRKSLFYVDGSNSTGMVGQFSMGNEPSFHIPYLYNYFGVPWKTQKRVRFLLDVWFKDTIFGIPGDEDGGGMSAFVVFSSLGFYPITPGLPIYTIGSPVFEKSTIHLPNKKDFTVVAKDANKENKYIQKAFFNGKEINTPFFTHNELINGGTLELIMGKKPNKVWGKEAVAPTK, from the coding sequence ATGAATACTTTTAAAAAAAATATAATACCATTTATTGTCACGCTGTTTTCCGTTGGATTCGCAAATGCACAGGAAGATTTTACGAAATATGTGGATCCCACTATTGGCAATGTCGCTCAATTTTTGGTTCCCACCTATCCTACTTTCAGTCTGCCGAACCAAATGTTGCGAATGTTTCCTGTGAAAGCCGATTATTTAGAAGATCAAGTTACCGCTTGGCCTTTGCAGGTAGAAATGCATCGCAAATCCAATGTACTCAAAATGAAGGTCAGTCTTGGAGAAATCAAATCGGAGACTTGGAAAAGGAAAATGACCATCGACCACGATCTTGAAATCATAAGACCTTGGCACTACTCCACTTATTTAATCGATGATGATATCACGCTAAGTTTTACTCCTGCAAAAAAATGTGCTATCTACCAATATGATTTTCCTGTTGCCGCCCAAAAGAATATTTTAATCGAAGGAACGGAGGCAATGATTGCGGAGTTTTTAGGTGGCAATACCTTTGCGATGACCGAGCAATTTACCTATAATTCAAAAGGTGCCACTCCAACGAATCCAAAAATGAACGCCTATTGCTATGGCGAAATCACAGATGTTTCAGGAAATCCGTTACCTAAAGTCCAAATTGTGGCCGCCAAAAATAGATTGTCCATCAGCCTGCTCGAAAACGAGGCGAAGACGGTTTTATTAAAATATGCCATTTCGTATATCAGCTTAGAGCAAGCCAAGAAAAATTTTAAAGCCGAACTAGCCCAATCTAATTTTGAAAAGACGCTAGCAAATGGTAAAAAAGCTTGGGAAAAAGTAATCAACCAAATAGAAGTTGTGGGCGGAACGGAGGGCCAAAAAAGATCTTTCTATACCGCCTTGTACCGCACTTACGAGCGAATGATTGACATCAATGAAGATGGCCAATATTACAGTGGTTATGATTCCAAAGTGCATCAATCGGACCGTTCTTTTTATGTAGACGATTGGATTTGGGATACCTTTCGCGCCAAACATCCACTGAATTCTATTTTGAATCCAAAAATGCAAAGTGACATTCTAAATTCGTATGTTCAAATGTACCAACAAAGCGGATGGATGCCCACTTTTCCGGAAGTCATTGGCAACAACATCGATATGAATTGTTACCATTCATCAGTATTATTCGTTGACGCGCATCGCAAAGGAATTTCAGGTTTTGATATTCAGAAAGCGTTTGAAGGCGTAAAGAAGAATTTGACCGAAGCAACGCTTATTCCTTGGCGACAAGGCAATCGAAAAGTAGGCATTGACGATTTCTACCACGAAAAAGGTTATTTTCCTTCCCTAAAAATCGATGAAAAAGAAACCGAACCTCTCGTAGATGAATTTGAAAAAAGACAACCCGTAGCGGTCACTTTAGGAATGAGTTTTGATGCTTGGGCTTTATCGGAATTGGCCAAAGAACTAAAATTAGAAACAGATTATAAAAAATTTGCGCAGATTTCGAAGAACTATCAAAACCTTTGGCATCCCGAAAAAAGACTTTTTATGCCAAAAGATGCGGCTGGCGAATGGGTTAATATCAATCCAAAATTAGATGGTGGAAAGGGCTACCGCAATTATTTTGACGAAAACAATGGATGGACGTATGCTTGGAACGTACAACACGACATCGAGGGGTTGACCAACTTGCTCGGTGGGAAGGAAAAAGCAGAAGCCCGTTTGGACCAACTATTCAGAGAACCCCTCGATACAAGGAAAAGTTTGTTTTATGTGGATGGGTCTAATTCAACAGGGATGGTGGGTCAGTTTTCGATGGGAAATGAACCTTCCTTCCATATTCCGTATTTGTACAACTACTTTGGAGTCCCTTGGAAAACGCAAAAACGCGTTCGATTTTTACTCGATGTTTGGTTCAAAGATACCATTTTTGGCATACCAGGCGACGAAGATGGTGGCGGAATGTCAGCCTTTGTTGTGTTTTCATCCCTAGGTTTTTACCCAATAACTCCAGGATTGCCCATTTACACCATCGGAAGTCCTGTTTTTGAAAAATCAACGATTCATTTGCCCAACAAAAAAGACTTTACTGTAGTAGCCAAAGACGCCAATAAAGAAAACAAATACATTCAAAAAGCCTTTTTCAACGGAAAAGAAATCAACACTCCATTCTTCACGCATAACGAATTGATTAATGGAGGAACCCTAGAATTGATAATGGGCAAGAAACCGAATAAAGTATGGGGAAAAGAGGCAGTTGCACCAACGAAATAG
- a CDS encoding sulfatase family protein, with amino-acid sequence MKFRNLFRMLLCSLLIFAFLGNRTAYGQNKKTRKKPNVIILFSDQHNKKVMGFEGHPDVLTPNLDKLASQSVVFDRAYCTTGICAPSRSSLMTGIYPRTLGLLSNSERTKVMEEVVPLAVLFKQNNYRTFAFGKRHTSLAVDNGWDVQRSHLCNETPGNSYTEWVQKNGFGKEFAKDWAAEFGKGSECSEQASEKIPTADLGTRMSALPENMTMEAFTTKLTIEMIKEQAKNDSPFFCWATFYRPHQPYTPLKKYMDMYDVSKWREGKKKGSSIVKPASLTEPIENIPPMMQSIRTGGNKVWNVDKAILDEQLWRNHIGAYYALVSEVDYCVGEILKALDEAGIADETIVIYTADHGDFVGHHGMVEKAAAGQNVYEDILNIPLIIRYPGNKQKGKRSVELVSLVDIYPTLVDLLGLKMPDLKHPLQGKSMKGTLTQGTPMHRDYFVSESWSQATVITKDSKLGMMIDPTQYAKKFDFRSFGDQFFIRKSDALEIKNEINNKDFTTEIAKLRAYYQDFTAKVPDIGKQEVINKLVKK; translated from the coding sequence ATGAAGTTCAGGAACCTCTTTCGAATGTTGCTTTGTTCGCTCCTTATTTTTGCTTTTTTGGGCAATAGGACTGCCTATGGGCAAAATAAGAAAACAAGGAAAAAACCGAATGTCATTATCCTATTTTCCGATCAGCACAACAAGAAAGTGATGGGTTTTGAAGGCCATCCCGATGTACTAACTCCCAATCTGGATAAACTGGCGAGTCAGTCGGTTGTTTTCGATAGAGCCTATTGCACGACTGGAATCTGTGCTCCTTCGAGATCTTCCTTGATGACGGGAATTTATCCCCGAACCTTGGGATTGCTTTCCAACAGCGAGAGAACGAAGGTTATGGAAGAAGTGGTTCCGTTAGCAGTACTTTTCAAACAAAATAACTACCGTACTTTTGCCTTTGGAAAACGCCATACTTCATTGGCCGTTGACAATGGTTGGGATGTACAACGCAGCCATTTATGCAATGAAACCCCCGGAAACAGTTATACGGAATGGGTTCAAAAAAATGGTTTTGGTAAAGAATTTGCAAAAGATTGGGCCGCCGAATTTGGCAAAGGTTCCGAATGTTCTGAACAAGCCTCCGAAAAAATCCCGACTGCAGATCTAGGAACCAGAATGTCGGCATTACCCGAGAATATGACTATGGAAGCTTTTACCACCAAACTGACCATAGAAATGATCAAGGAACAAGCCAAAAACGATTCGCCGTTTTTTTGCTGGGCCACGTTTTACCGACCGCATCAGCCGTATACTCCTCTGAAAAAATATATGGATATGTACGATGTTTCGAAATGGAGAGAAGGAAAAAAGAAGGGGAGTTCCATTGTAAAACCCGCCAGTCTAACTGAACCTATAGAAAATATTCCACCAATGATGCAATCCATCCGCACCGGCGGAAATAAAGTTTGGAACGTTGATAAAGCCATTCTGGATGAGCAGCTTTGGCGCAATCATATTGGCGCTTATTATGCCTTGGTATCCGAAGTAGATTATTGTGTTGGCGAAATACTCAAAGCCCTTGATGAAGCTGGAATTGCCGATGAAACGATTGTGATTTATACTGCAGACCACGGCGATTTTGTGGGACACCACGGTATGGTCGAAAAAGCCGCTGCAGGTCAGAACGTTTATGAAGATATTCTAAATATTCCTTTAATCATTCGCTATCCTGGCAACAAGCAAAAAGGCAAACGTTCCGTTGAATTGGTGAGTTTAGTCGATATCTATCCTACCTTAGTGGATTTGCTTGGGCTAAAAATGCCTGATCTGAAACATCCCCTTCAAGGAAAATCGATGAAAGGAACGCTTACGCAAGGAACGCCAATGCATCGCGACTATTTTGTTTCGGAAAGTTGGTCACAGGCTACAGTTATTACCAAAGATTCTAAATTGGGAATGATGATTGACCCAACCCAATACGCTAAGAAATTTGACTTTAGATCTTTCGGCGATCAGTTTTTTATTCGAAAATCGGATGCCTTGGAAATTAAAAATGAAATTAACAACAAAGATTTTACCACAGAAATCGCAAAACTAAGAGCCTACTACCAAGATTTTACCGCAAAAGTACCTGATATTGGTAAACAAGAAGTGATTAATAAATTGGTAAAAAAATAA